A stretch of Monomorium pharaonis isolate MP-MQ-018 chromosome 7, ASM1337386v2, whole genome shotgun sequence DNA encodes these proteins:
- the LOC105838190 gene encoding farnesol dehydrogenase encodes MDRWVGKVAMITGASSGIGVQITRALAKNGMKVIAVARRLEKLEELARNIKLEFKTEVCTLQCDVRREEDILKVFKWAEEKLGGIDVMINNAGVISPEEIIEGSTETYRKIMDVNVIATAICSRELVQSIKKRKASGYIINISSIAGHNVEIITEPVSLYCASKFAVTAMAASLRNELINTNLDVKVTNVSPGAVRTPMLTEVYGLSNAISSGLLPVLESEDIADAVVYVLNTPSHVQVITKTM; translated from the exons ATGGATCGTTGGGTAGGAAAAGTCGCAATGATCACTGGAGCAAGTTCTGGAATAGGTGTGCAGATCACGAGAGCGCTCGCGAAAAATGGAATGAAAGTGATTGCTGTAGCGAGAAGACTGGAAAAGCTGGAAGAATTAGCGAGAAATATCAAACTTGAGTTTAAAACTGAAGTATGTACGTTGCAATGCGACGTTCGACGGGAAGAGGATATCctcaaagtatttaaatggGCGGAGGAAAAATTAGGCGGTATTGACGTAATGATTAACAATGCCGGTGTAATTTCTCCCGAAGAAATTATAG aGGGATCAACAGAGACATATCGTAAAATTATGGACGTGAATGTGATCGCAACAGCAATTTGTTCACGAGAATTAGTGCAGTCTATTAAGAAGCGAAAAGCATCgggttatattattaatattagtag TATAGCAGGAcataatgttgaaataatcACTGAACCAGTGAGTTTATATTGCGCCAGTAAGTTTGCTGTCACTGCCATGGCAGCGAGTCTACGCAATGAATTAATAAACACAAATCTCGATGTAAAAGTTACG AACGTCAGTCCTGGCGCAGTAAGAACGCCTATGCTAACGGAAGTTTACGGTTTATCTAATGCCATTTCGAGCGGCCTTTTACCAGTCTTGGAAAGCGAGGACATTGCAGATGCAGTAGTCTATGTTCTAAATACGCCGTCCCACGTACAGGTGATTACtaaaacaatgtaa